The following proteins come from a genomic window of Chryseobacterium glaciei:
- a CDS encoding ketohydroxyglutarate aldolase, producing the protein MTKIQSVTNTIINQGVLPLYYNADETVTLEILRALYKAGIRAVEYTSRGEAALSNFTKMVEIRNAEMPEMLLGIGTIKNVQQAEEYFNVGADFFISPGFVAEVAEFLIPKDLLYSPGCMTPTEIIEAENSGVNFVKLFPGNSLGTGFMSAIKDVFPNLKFMPTGGVDTTKESIESWFKAGVSAVGMGSKLVSKELMLAKDYTTIENETKKVLEIIQTLNNN; encoded by the coding sequence ATGACAAAAATTCAATCAGTTACAAATACGATCATCAACCAAGGAGTTTTACCTCTGTATTATAATGCTGATGAAACGGTAACTCTGGAAATACTGAGAGCACTTTACAAGGCAGGAATCCGTGCGGTAGAATATACGAGCCGTGGTGAAGCTGCGTTGAGTAATTTTACAAAAATGGTAGAAATCCGTAACGCAGAAATGCCGGAAATGCTTTTGGGAATCGGAACAATAAAGAATGTACAACAAGCTGAAGAATATTTCAATGTAGGTGCAGATTTCTTTATCAGTCCGGGTTTTGTGGCAGAAGTAGCAGAATTTTTAATTCCAAAAGATTTACTGTACAGTCCGGGTTGCATGACTCCGACAGAAATTATCGAAGCTGAAAATTCGGGAGTAAATTTCGTTAAATTATTTCCTGGAAATTCTTTAGGAACCGGATTTATGAGTGCCATTAAAGATGTTTTCCCAAATCTGAAATTCATGCCGACGGGTGGAGTAGATACGACAAAAGAGAGTATCGAAAGCTGGTTCAAAGCTGGTGTTTCTGCAGTAGGAATGGGAAGCAAATTGGTAAGCAAAGAATTGATGCTTGCTAAAGACTATACAACCATAGAAAACGAAACAAAAAAAGTACTGGAAATTATTCAGACTTTAAACAATAACTAA